Proteins co-encoded in one Ruegeria pomeroyi DSS-3 genomic window:
- a CDS encoding winged helix domain-containing protein, which translates to MRIEVTLLSEPPRTFELDGRMGWAMTQLSMAGVQGVATIDRPAPRWSAYVHRLRERGIQIDTEMEPHHGPYPGQHARYRLACDVQIKALGAEVAQ; encoded by the coding sequence ATGAGAATTGAAGTAACGCTCTTGAGCGAACCACCCCGCACGTTTGAACTTGATGGCCGTATGGGCTGGGCAATGACCCAACTTTCGATGGCAGGTGTGCAAGGTGTCGCCACCATCGACCGCCCTGCACCGCGATGGTCTGCTTACGTTCACCGATTGCGCGAACGGGGCATCCAGATCGACACAGAGATGGAACCACACCACGGTCCCTATCCCGGCCAACATGCGCGTTATAGGCTCGCCTGTGACGTCCAGATCAAAGCTCTGGGCGCAGAGGTGGCACAATGA
- a CDS encoding tyrosine-type recombinase/integrase, protein MADGNQKIQRKAQSKRAEKALSAAFVRTVTKPGKYTDGHGLFLKVDDTGAKRWVQRIVIRGKRTEIGMGSASLVSLAEASETALQNRKLARAGGDPLQAKRTAQALLTFEEAARKVHKIHEPTWRNKKHAAQFISTLETYTFPRIGKLKVSEVATADVLAVLQPIWLEKPETARRVRQRIGTVMKWAIANGWRTDNPAEAISQALPKQIDTQQHRKALPYDKVPEFLETLKASDAGDFTKLALELVVLTASRSSEVRKAEWSEFDLEQGIWTRPAERMKSKKEHRVPLSPRALEILIEARELCTGEGLVFPGTKIGKPLSDMTLLKLTKALGYDVDVHGFRTSFKTWAQERTNTPRDVSEAALAHVLKDKAEAAYARSDFFEKRRKLMERWASYISSNLGSMARIA, encoded by the coding sequence ATGGCGGACGGAAATCAGAAAATCCAACGCAAGGCACAAAGCAAGCGGGCTGAAAAAGCCTTGTCAGCCGCATTTGTCCGCACAGTCACCAAACCTGGAAAATACACGGACGGTCACGGCCTCTTTCTCAAGGTGGACGACACAGGCGCAAAGCGTTGGGTTCAGCGCATCGTCATTCGTGGCAAGCGCACCGAGATTGGTATGGGCAGCGCGTCATTAGTCAGCTTGGCCGAGGCGAGTGAGACTGCCTTACAGAACCGCAAGCTGGCGCGGGCGGGTGGAGACCCACTTCAAGCCAAACGCACCGCTCAGGCGCTTCTGACATTCGAGGAAGCGGCCCGCAAGGTTCACAAGATCCACGAACCGACATGGCGCAACAAGAAACACGCCGCTCAATTCATCTCTACTTTAGAAACCTACACCTTCCCGCGCATCGGGAAACTCAAGGTGTCCGAAGTCGCCACTGCTGATGTGCTGGCAGTCCTGCAACCCATCTGGCTCGAAAAGCCTGAAACCGCGCGACGCGTCCGCCAGCGCATCGGCACTGTGATGAAATGGGCCATCGCAAACGGATGGCGGACGGACAATCCGGCAGAGGCGATTTCGCAAGCCCTGCCAAAGCAGATCGACACGCAGCAACACCGCAAGGCCCTGCCCTATGACAAAGTGCCAGAGTTCCTTGAGACCTTGAAAGCCTCGGATGCGGGCGACTTTACCAAGCTGGCGCTGGAACTGGTCGTGTTGACCGCATCCCGCTCAAGTGAGGTGCGCAAAGCGGAGTGGTCAGAGTTCGACCTTGAACAAGGCATCTGGACGCGCCCCGCCGAACGCATGAAATCGAAGAAAGAGCATAGGGTTCCACTTTCGCCACGCGCGTTGGAAATCCTGATAGAAGCGCGCGAACTCTGCACGGGTGAAGGTCTGGTTTTTCCGGGGACTAAAATCGGAAAACCGTTGTCTGACATGACCTTGCTCAAACTGACCAAGGCGCTGGGCTATGATGTGGACGTCCACGGGTTCCGCACCTCGTTCAAGACATGGGCGCAAGAACGGACCAACACGCCGCGCGATGTATCAGAGGCCGCGTTGGCGCATGTTTTGAAGGACAAGGCTGAGGCGGCCTATGCACGGTCGGACTTTTTTGAGAAGCGACGGAAGCTCATGGAGCGTTGGGCATCATATATAAGCTCGAACCTTGGAAGCATGGCACGGATAGCTTGA
- a CDS encoding YcbK family protein, which yields MTQSNSTGLTRRALLRAFTATAVAAAPTYSMAAGFLRGGGDIRRIRMYSGRTGERIDMVYWIDGDYIKDAVKEINYFMRDWRVDQVKSMDLRTVDIMAAAHNLMDVNEPYMLLSGYRSPQTNAMLRSRSRGVARNSLHMQGQAADLRLASRSVSQMANAAIACRAGGVGKYYRSNFVHMDCGEVRSWGG from the coding sequence ATGACTCAGAGCAACTCGACGGGCCTTACTCGGCGCGCACTTCTACGAGCCTTCACCGCAACAGCAGTGGCCGCTGCCCCTACCTACTCGATGGCAGCGGGGTTCCTGCGTGGTGGTGGCGATATCCGCCGCATCCGCATGTATTCGGGCCGCACCGGCGAGCGCATCGACATGGTGTACTGGATCGACGGCGACTACATCAAGGACGCGGTGAAAGAGATCAATTACTTCATGCGCGACTGGCGTGTGGATCAGGTCAAATCCATGGATCTGCGCACCGTCGACATCATGGCCGCCGCTCATAACCTGATGGATGTGAACGAGCCTTATATGCTGCTGTCGGGCTATCGCAGCCCGCAGACGAACGCCATGCTGCGCAGCCGCTCGCGCGGGGTGGCCCGCAACTCGCTGCACATGCAGGGCCAGGCGGCCGATCTGCGTTTGGCGTCGCGTTCGGTCAGCCAAATGGCCAATGCCGCGATCGCCTGTCGCGCCGGTGGCGTTGGCAAATACTACCGCTCGAATTTCGTGCATATGGATTGCGGCGAGGTCCGCTCCTGGGGCGGCTGA
- a CDS encoding L,D-transpeptidase family protein: protein MPHLKRPAIRLTLTALLLAGVAVLASPGTADAQVTAYKQAVAEASYGEDGVAAFYRKNGYQPVWTGEGAEFTARRIALIEALSMADVHGLPAGRYDINGLKAQMAAARTTRDMGLVEVALSREFARFARDLQTGLLTPSQIDDGMVRVVERRGAEAYLSELQAAEPGRYMRMLAPNTSQYRALLKLKLDLEQALATGGWGPTVAGGKLAPGDGGPRVVALRNRLIAMGFMDRSAVASYDGTLQKAVQAFQLAHGLEADGVAGDGTLDEINKSVADRLKSVIVALERERWLPRDRGERHILVNQTDFTAKIVDHGRVTFETRSVIGKNVSDRRSPEFSDEMEHMVINPSWYVPRSIITKEYLPKLRANPNAVRHLEITDSRGRQVNRGAVDFSQFSSRSFPFAMRQPPGKSNALGLVKFMFPNKYNIYLHDTPQKDLFAREVRAYSHGCIRLAQPFEFAYALLALQEADPKSFFHNVLNTGRETKVDLERHVPVHIIYRTAVVDDRGQAGYRRDVYGRDAKIWEALSRAGVVLTAVQG, encoded by the coding sequence ATGCCGCATCTCAAACGCCCTGCCATTCGTCTCACGCTGACAGCCCTGCTGCTTGCAGGTGTGGCGGTGTTGGCGTCACCCGGTACGGCAGATGCGCAGGTTACCGCCTATAAACAGGCGGTTGCCGAGGCGAGTTATGGTGAAGACGGGGTCGCCGCCTTTTACCGCAAGAACGGCTATCAGCCGGTCTGGACGGGCGAAGGGGCCGAATTCACCGCCCGCCGCATTGCCCTGATCGAGGCACTGAGCATGGCCGATGTGCACGGCCTGCCCGCGGGGCGTTATGACATCAACGGGCTGAAGGCGCAGATGGCCGCCGCCCGCACCACCCGCGACATGGGTCTGGTCGAGGTGGCGCTGAGCCGCGAATTCGCCCGGTTCGCCCGCGACTTGCAAACCGGGCTGCTGACCCCCTCGCAGATCGACGACGGTATGGTCCGGGTTGTCGAGCGCCGCGGCGCCGAGGCCTATCTGAGCGAGTTGCAGGCTGCCGAGCCCGGCCGCTATATGCGCATGCTGGCCCCGAATACGAGCCAGTACCGTGCCCTGCTGAAGCTGAAACTGGACCTGGAACAGGCGCTGGCCACCGGTGGCTGGGGCCCGACCGTTGCTGGCGGCAAGCTGGCGCCGGGTGACGGCGGTCCTCGGGTCGTGGCCCTGCGCAACCGGCTGATCGCCATGGGATTCATGGATCGCAGCGCGGTGGCCAGTTATGACGGAACGCTGCAAAAGGCCGTGCAGGCGTTTCAGCTGGCGCATGGGCTCGAAGCCGATGGGGTGGCAGGCGACGGAACGCTCGACGAGATCAACAAATCGGTCGCCGACCGGCTGAAATCGGTGATCGTGGCGCTGGAGCGCGAGCGCTGGCTGCCGCGCGATCGTGGCGAGCGCCATATCCTGGTCAACCAGACCGATTTCACCGCCAAGATCGTCGATCATGGCCGCGTCACCTTTGAAACCCGCTCGGTCATCGGCAAGAATGTGAGCGATCGGCGCAGCCCTGAATTCTCGGATGAGATGGAGCATATGGTGATCAACCCGAGCTGGTATGTGCCGCGCTCGATCATCACCAAGGAATATCTGCCGAAGCTGCGGGCAAACCCGAATGCGGTGCGGCATCTTGAAATCACGGACAGCCGTGGCCGTCAGGTCAATCGCGGAGCTGTGGATTTCAGCCAGTTTTCCAGCCGCAGCTTTCCCTTTGCCATGCGCCAGCCGCCGGGCAAGAGCAACGCGCTGGGGCTGGTGAAGTTCATGTTCCCCAACAAATACAACATTTACCTGCATGACACGCCGCAAAAGGATCTGTTCGCGCGCGAGGTGCGGGCCTATTCGCATGGCTGTATTCGCCTGGCGCAACCCTTTGAATTTGCCTATGCGCTGCTGGCACTGCAAGAGGCCGATCCGAAATCCTTCTTTCATAACGTGCTGAACACCGGTCGCGAGACCAAGGTCGATCTGGAACGCCATGTTCCGGTGCACATCATCTATCGCACGGCGGTGGTCGATGACCGGGGGCAGGCGGGCTATCGCCGTGACGTTTACGGGCGTGACGCAAAGATTTGGGAGGCGCTCAGCCGGGCAGGGGTGGTTCTGACCGCGGTTCAGGGTTAA
- a CDS encoding beta-ketoacyl-[acyl-carrier-protein] synthase family protein, whose amino-acid sequence MKRVVITGAGTINALGHSVPETLTAMREGKCGIGELEFRDVDRLAIRIGGQVRGFEAEGRFNRQQMSLYDRFTQFTLTAAKEAIDQAGLAFHGELAAKSGVVLGTAGGGVSTWDENYRSVYEEGKNRVHPFVVPKLMNNAAASHVSMEHNLKGPSFTVSTACASSNHAMAQAFSMVRSGMAPVMITGGSESMLCFGGVKAWEGLRVMSKDACRPFSANRNGMVQGEGAGIFVFEEYEHAKARGAEILCEVAGFAMSSDAADIVMPSKQGAARAMAGALADARINPGEVGYINAHGTGTAANDKTECAAVADVFGRHADSLMISSTKSMHGHLIGGTGAVELLACIMALRDWVIAPTIGYEEPDPECALDVVPNEAREAKVDVALSNAFAFGGLNAVLALRKV is encoded by the coding sequence ATGAAACGGGTCGTTATCACCGGGGCCGGCACCATCAACGCGCTGGGGCACTCGGTACCCGAGACGCTGACCGCGATGCGCGAGGGGAAATGCGGCATCGGCGAACTGGAGTTTCGCGATGTCGATCGGCTGGCCATCCGCATCGGTGGCCAGGTCCGCGGATTCGAGGCCGAAGGCCGGTTCAACCGCCAGCAGATGTCTCTCTATGACCGGTTCACCCAATTCACCCTGACCGCCGCCAAAGAGGCGATCGACCAGGCCGGGTTGGCCTTCCACGGTGAACTGGCGGCGAAATCGGGGGTGGTGCTGGGCACGGCCGGCGGCGGCGTCAGCACCTGGGACGAGAATTACCGCTCCGTCTATGAAGAGGGCAAGAACCGGGTCCATCCCTTTGTCGTGCCCAAGCTGATGAACAACGCGGCCGCCAGCCATGTGTCGATGGAACATAACCTCAAGGGGCCGTCCTTTACCGTCTCGACCGCCTGCGCCTCGTCGAATCACGCGATGGCACAGGCCTTTTCCATGGTGCGCAGCGGCATGGCGCCGGTGATGATCACCGGCGGCTCGGAATCGATGCTGTGTTTTGGCGGGGTCAAGGCCTGGGAAGGGCTGCGGGTGATGTCCAAGGACGCTTGCCGCCCGTTCAGCGCCAACCGCAACGGCATGGTCCAGGGCGAGGGCGCCGGTATCTTCGTGTTCGAAGAATACGAACATGCCAAGGCGCGCGGCGCCGAGATCCTGTGCGAAGTGGCGGGTTTTGCCATGTCCTCGGATGCGGCCGATATCGTGATGCCCTCGAAACAGGGGGCGGCGCGGGCGATGGCGGGGGCATTGGCCGATGCGCGCATCAACCCGGGCGAGGTCGGCTATATCAACGCCCATGGCACCGGAACGGCGGCCAATGACAAGACCGAATGCGCCGCGGTGGCCGATGTGTTCGGCCGTCATGCCGACAGCCTGATGATTTCCTCGACCAAATCGATGCATGGCCACCTGATCGGCGGTACCGGCGCGGTGGAGTTGCTGGCCTGTATCATGGCGCTGCGCGACTGGGTGATCGCGCCCACGATCGGTTATGAAGAGCCTGACCCCGAATGCGCACTGGACGTGGTCCCCAACGAGGCGCGCGAGGCCAAGGTGGATGTGGCGCTCAGCAACGCCTTTGCCTTTGGCGGGTTGAACGCGGTTCTGGCCCTGCGCAAGGTTTGA
- a CDS encoding invasion associated locus B family protein, with amino-acid sequence MTKTLISLSAAALLALTGAAMAQDTTTQTETAPAPAQEEPKTADQLLDLGTPADGAPQLGQRYSKEKIGDWDMACIKTEAETDPCSMLQILTDAKGNPMAEFSMFRLEDGGVAVAGATVIVPLETLLPAQLTISIDGAPGKRYNYSFCNPIGCVAQIGLTQTDIDAMKKGAKATVSLVPAPAPDQTVSLDLSLKGFTASYDKVDVVSNN; translated from the coding sequence ATGACCAAGACCCTCATTTCCCTGTCCGCCGCCGCCCTGCTGGCGCTGACTGGCGCCGCGATGGCGCAGGATACCACCACCCAGACCGAAACCGCGCCTGCCCCCGCGCAGGAAGAACCGAAAACCGCGGATCAGCTTCTTGATCTGGGCACCCCCGCCGATGGCGCGCCCCAGTTGGGCCAGCGCTACTCGAAAGAGAAGATCGGCGATTGGGATATGGCCTGTATCAAGACCGAGGCCGAGACCGACCCCTGTTCGATGCTGCAGATCCTGACCGATGCCAAGGGGAACCCGATGGCCGAATTCTCGATGTTCCGACTCGAGGATGGCGGGGTCGCCGTGGCCGGGGCAACCGTGATCGTGCCGCTGGAAACCCTGCTGCCCGCTCAGTTGACCATCTCGATCGACGGGGCGCCGGGTAAGCGCTACAACTACTCGTTCTGCAACCCGATCGGCTGCGTTGCCCAGATCGGCCTGACCCAGACCGATATCGACGCGATGAAGAAGGGCGCCAAGGCCACCGTGTCGCTGGTTCCCGCACCTGCGCCCGATCAGACCGTGTCGCTGGATCTGTCGCTGAAAGGCTTCACCGCCAGTTATGACAAGGTGGATGTGGTCAGCAACAACTGA
- a CDS encoding helix-turn-helix transcriptional regulator has translation MAENHLRRHAVEAVTGLSRSSIYAMMDAGDFPRPVRIGKRAVAWPQSAIEAWLANRPTSKGAE, from the coding sequence ATGGCAGAAAATCATCTCCGCCGCCACGCCGTCGAAGCGGTAACAGGTCTCAGTCGAAGCAGCATCTATGCAATGATGGACGCAGGGGATTTTCCACGCCCCGTTCGCATCGGAAAGCGCGCGGTCGCTTGGCCTCAAAGTGCAATCGAGGCGTGGCTGGCAAACCGTCCGACATCCAAGGGCGCAGAATAA
- a CDS encoding helicase HerA-like domain-containing protein gives MDGKIFLGGGGPDYGVAQGLDLKYANRHGLIAGATGTGKTVTLQILAQGFAEAGVPVFLADVKGDLSGMAKPGSPDHKLHAAFTSRAEKIGLSDYAYRACPVTFWDLFGEQGHPVRTTVAEMGPLLLSQLLELTEAQEGILNIAFRLSDEEGLPLLDLKDLQALLVWIGENGKSLSLRYGNISTASVGAIQRRLLVIENQGGARLFGEPALDLADMMRVDDQGRGMVNILAADTLMASPRLYSTFLLWLLSELFEELPEVGDPEKPKLVFFFDEAHLLFDDAPKALVDKVEQVARLIRSKGVGVYFITQNPADVPEDVLGQLGNRIQHALRAFTARDRKNLRLAAETYRENPAFDTEEAIREVGVGEAVTSMLMKKGVPGVVERTLIRPPSSQLGPITPAERKAILNTSDMAGKYDTPLDRKSAFEILAKRAEEAAKEAEQAEERAEEASPWEREYNSARRYSGSRVGRSSARQTSSRRRSEDTLTSAMGEAVIKELKGTTGRRIVRGILGSLFKGR, from the coding sequence ATGGATGGAAAGATTTTCCTGGGCGGCGGCGGCCCGGATTACGGCGTGGCGCAGGGGCTGGACCTGAAATATGCCAACCGACACGGGCTGATTGCGGGCGCCACCGGTACCGGCAAGACGGTGACGCTGCAAATCCTCGCCCAGGGCTTTGCCGAGGCCGGGGTGCCGGTGTTTCTGGCCGATGTCAAAGGCGACCTGTCGGGCATGGCCAAGCCCGGTTCGCCCGATCACAAGCTGCACGCGGCCTTTACCTCGCGCGCGGAAAAGATCGGCCTGAGCGATTACGCCTATCGCGCCTGTCCGGTGACCTTCTGGGATCTGTTTGGCGAACAGGGCCATCCGGTGCGCACCACCGTGGCCGAGATGGGGCCGTTGTTGCTGTCGCAGTTGCTGGAGCTGACAGAGGCGCAGGAGGGTATCCTGAACATCGCCTTCCGCCTTTCGGACGAAGAGGGGCTGCCGCTGCTCGATCTCAAGGATCTTCAGGCATTGCTGGTCTGGATCGGCGAGAATGGTAAATCGCTGTCGCTGCGCTATGGCAATATCTCGACCGCCTCGGTGGGCGCGATTCAGCGCCGGCTGCTGGTGATCGAGAACCAGGGCGGCGCGCGCCTGTTCGGCGAACCGGCGCTGGATCTGGCCGACATGATGCGGGTCGATGACCAGGGGCGCGGCATGGTCAACATCCTGGCCGCCGATACGCTGATGGCCTCGCCGCGGCTCTACTCGACCTTCCTGCTCTGGCTGCTCAGCGAGCTGTTCGAGGAACTGCCCGAGGTGGGCGACCCCGAAAAGCCGAAACTGGTGTTCTTCTTTGACGAGGCGCATCTGCTGTTTGATGACGCGCCCAAGGCGCTGGTGGACAAGGTCGAACAGGTGGCCCGCCTGATCCGGTCCAAGGGGGTGGGGGTCTATTTCATCACCCAGAACCCGGCGGATGTGCCCGAGGATGTGCTGGGTCAGCTGGGCAACCGCATCCAGCACGCGCTGCGCGCCTTTACCGCACGCGACCGCAAGAACCTGCGGCTGGCCGCCGAGACCTATCGCGAGAACCCCGCGTTCGACACCGAAGAGGCGATCCGCGAGGTGGGCGTGGGCGAGGCGGTGACTTCGATGCTGATGAAAAAGGGCGTGCCGGGGGTGGTGGAACGCACCCTGATCCGCCCGCCCTCGTCGCAACTGGGTCCGATCACTCCGGCCGAGCGCAAGGCGATCCTGAACACCTCGGACATGGCGGGGAAATACGACACGCCGCTGGACCGCAAATCGGCCTTCGAGATTCTGGCGAAACGGGCCGAGGAGGCCGCGAAAGAGGCCGAACAGGCCGAGGAGCGCGCCGAGGAGGCCAGCCCCTGGGAGCGCGAGTACAACTCGGCGCGGCGCTATTCCGGCAGCCGGGTGGGCCGGTCGAGCGCGCGTCAGACCAGCAGCCGGCGCCGCAGCGAGGACACGCTGACCAGCGCCATGGGCGAGGCGGTGATCAAGGAGCTGAAAGGCACTACCGGCCGGCGCATCGTGCGCGGCATTCTGGGCAGCCTGTTCAAGGGGCGCTGA
- a CDS encoding branched-chain amino acid ABC transporter permease — MTETVKNTALFLGIAVLVAITGFMQSWNSAILIVNMGLISAIMAIGVNLQWGFAGLFNVGIMGFVALGGLAVVLVSEPLSPEAWSAGGFGIVLALLLGAATVVAAVLVARHMPKGRSRNLAMLAVLVLGFIIYRAVFDPNVMAVEAINPAAAGNIGGLGLPVLLAWPAGGLLAAGAAWLIGKTALGLRSDYLAIATLGIAEIIIAVMKNEDWLARGVKNVIGLPRPVPYEIDLQNDAGFVESAASLGIDPVTASTLYVKLGYSVLFMVVLLILLWMAQMALKSPWGRMMRAIRDNEVAAEAMGKDVTRRHLQIFVLGSAVCGIAGAMMTTLDGQLTPGTYQPLRFTFLVWVMVIVGGSGNNFGAVLGAMLIWFLWVQVEPLGLFLMQVITSGMAEGSALKSHLIDSAAHMRLLTMGIILLLVLRFSPRGLIPEK; from the coding sequence ATGACCGAGACAGTGAAGAATACCGCCCTGTTCCTGGGCATCGCCGTCCTGGTTGCGATCACCGGTTTCATGCAAAGCTGGAACTCGGCCATCCTGATCGTCAACATGGGGCTGATCTCGGCCATCATGGCCATCGGGGTGAACCTGCAATGGGGCTTTGCCGGGCTCTTCAACGTGGGCATCATGGGCTTTGTCGCGCTGGGCGGTCTGGCCGTGGTGCTGGTGTCCGAGCCGCTCTCGCCCGAGGCGTGGAGCGCGGGCGGCTTCGGCATCGTGCTGGCGCTGCTGCTTGGCGCCGCCACCGTGGTGGCCGCCGTGCTGGTGGCCCGCCACATGCCCAAGGGACGCAGTCGCAACCTGGCCATGCTGGCGGTGCTGGTGCTGGGTTTCATCATCTATCGCGCGGTGTTTGACCCCAACGTTATGGCGGTCGAGGCGATCAACCCGGCAGCGGCGGGCAATATCGGCGGCCTGGGCCTGCCGGTGCTGCTGGCCTGGCCCGCCGGTGGCCTTCTGGCCGCGGGTGCCGCCTGGCTGATCGGCAAGACGGCGCTGGGCCTGCGTTCGGATTACCTGGCGATTGCCACGCTGGGCATCGCCGAGATCATCATCGCGGTGATGAAGAACGAGGACTGGCTGGCGCGCGGCGTCAAGAACGTGATCGGCCTGCCCCGCCCGGTTCCTTACGAGATCGACCTGCAAAACGATGCCGGCTTTGTCGAAAGCGCGGCCTCGCTGGGCATCGACCCGGTGACCGCCTCTACCCTCTATGTGAAACTGGGCTATTCGGTCCTGTTCATGGTGGTGCTGCTGATCCTTCTCTGGATGGCGCAGATGGCCCTGAAAAGCCCCTGGGGCCGGATGATGCGCGCCATCCGCGACAACGAGGTCGCGGCCGAGGCGATGGGCAAGGACGTTACCCGCCGGCATCTGCAAATCTTCGTGCTGGGATCGGCCGTCTGCGGTATCGCCGGGGCGATGATGACCACGCTCGACGGACAGCTGACACCGGGCACCTATCAGCCGCTGCGCTTCACCTTCCTGGTCTGGGTGATGGTGATCGTCGGTGGATCGGGCAACAATTTCGGCGCGGTGCTGGGCGCGATGCTGATCTGGTTTCTCTGGGTTCAGGTCGAACCTCTGGGCCTCTTCCTGATGCAGGTGATCACCAGCGGCATGGCCGAAGGCAGTGCGCTGAAATCGCACCTGATCGACAGCGCCGCCCATATGCGTCTGTTGACCATGGGGATCATCCTGCTCCTGGTGCTCAGGTTCAGCCCACGCGGGTTGATCCCGGAAAAGTAA
- a CDS encoding acyl carrier protein, whose translation MSISDRVIAIIAEQAVLEPSDVSPESTLEDLGIDSLGLVESIFAIEEEFDISIPFNANEPSQSDFDISNVAAIIAGIEKLVSEKV comes from the coding sequence ATGAGCATCAGCGACCGTGTTATCGCCATCATCGCCGAGCAGGCCGTGCTGGAGCCATCTGACGTCAGCCCCGAAAGCACGCTTGAGGATCTGGGCATCGACAGCCTGGGCCTTGTGGAAAGCATCTTTGCCATCGAAGAGGAATTCGACATCTCGATCCCCTTCAATGCCAACGAACCCAGCCAGAGCGATTTCGACATCTCGAACGTGGCCGCGATTATCGCGGGCATCGAGAAACTGGTGTCGGAAAAGGTCTGA
- the lpxD gene encoding UDP-3-O-(3-hydroxymyristoyl)glucosamine N-acyltransferase produces MSYSISQIAKALGAEAAGNLDLTVTGAAEPGDAGHDQLALAMSPKYAEALAKGGARAAILWPGAAWQAMGLEAAIFAARPRLAMAGLTAMLDPGQGVASGIHPSAVIDPSAEIGADVSIGPLTVVGARARIGAGSVIGPHCVIGMDAVLGEGAWLREMVSIGARATIGARFIAQPGARIGGDGFSFVTPEVSGAENARKTMGDQGEAKAQAWTRIHSLGAVEIGDDVEVGANCTVDNGTIRNTCIGDGSKLDNLVHVGHNTRIGRDCLLCGQTGVSGSVEIGNNVVLGGQTGVVDNIYIGDGVIAGGGSKILSNVPAGRVIMGYPAVKMDLHTEIYKAQRRLPRLLRDISALKKAVSKPGPSE; encoded by the coding sequence ATGAGCTATTCCATTTCGCAGATCGCCAAGGCCCTCGGAGCCGAGGCCGCAGGCAACCTTGACCTGACCGTCACGGGCGCGGCCGAACCGGGCGATGCCGGGCACGACCAGCTGGCGCTGGCCATGTCGCCGAAATATGCCGAGGCACTGGCCAAGGGCGGTGCACGCGCCGCGATCCTTTGGCCCGGTGCCGCCTGGCAGGCGATGGGGCTTGAGGCGGCGATCTTTGCCGCGCGCCCGCGTCTGGCCATGGCCGGGCTGACTGCCATGCTCGACCCCGGTCAGGGCGTGGCATCGGGGATCCACCCCTCGGCGGTGATCGACCCCAGTGCGGAAATTGGCGCCGATGTCAGCATTGGTCCGCTCACCGTGGTGGGCGCGCGGGCCAGGATCGGCGCCGGCTCGGTGATTGGGCCGCATTGCGTGATCGGCATGGATGCTGTGCTGGGTGAGGGCGCCTGGCTGCGCGAGATGGTCAGCATTGGCGCCCGCGCCACCATCGGTGCACGTTTCATCGCCCAGCCCGGTGCGCGGATCGGTGGCGACGGATTCTCCTTTGTCACCCCCGAGGTCTCGGGCGCCGAGAATGCCCGCAAGACGATGGGCGATCAGGGCGAAGCCAAGGCCCAGGCCTGGACCCGCATCCACTCGCTGGGCGCGGTCGAGATCGGCGATGATGTCGAGGTCGGTGCAAATTGTACCGTCGATAACGGAACCATTCGCAACACCTGCATCGGCGATGGCAGCAAGCTCGACAACCTCGTGCATGTGGGCCACAACACCCGCATCGGGCGCGACTGTCTGCTGTGTGGCCAGACCGGCGTGTCGGGCTCGGTCGAGATCGGCAACAATGTGGTTCTGGGCGGTCAGACCGGGGTGGTCGACAATATCTATATCGGTGACGGGGTGATTGCGGGCGGCGGCTCCAAGATCCTTTCGAACGTGCCGGCGGGGCGGGTGATCATGGGATATCCCGCGGTGAAGATGGATCTGCATACCGAGATCTACAAGGCGCAGCGCCGGCTGCCCCGTCTGCTGCGCGACATTTCTGCGCTGAAAAAGGCGGTTTCCAAACCGGGACCGAGCGAGTAA